CAGGAAGTCATGGGACCCTTGCCGGGAAACGAGAAACGCTGCCCGCTCGACATGGAAACGTTGGAGGAGGTGGATTGCGGCGAGTACATCCGCAAGCTGATTACTTACCGCCCCGAACCCAAAGGGATCGTGCCCGCTTATTTGTTGATCCCCAAGGCAGCGTTGTCGTCCTCGAAAAAATTTCCCGGCGTGCTCTGCCTGCACCAAACCGACAACAAACTCGGGCACAAGATCGTGGTTGGGCTGGCCAACCGCGCGAATGACGAATACGGCGCGGACCTGGCGAAGCGCGGATTCGTTTGCCTGGCGCCGGCGTATCCGCTGCTCGCGAATTACAAACCCGACCTGAAGGCGCTCGGCTATCAAAGCGGCACGATGAAAGCGATCTGGGACAATATCCGCGGGCTGGACTTGCTGGAATCGCTTCCGTTCGTGCAACCCGGGAAGTTTGGCGCGATCGGCCATTCGCTCGGCGGACACAATTCGATTTACACCGCCGTGTTTGACGAACGCGTCAAGGTCATCGTCTCCAGTTGCGGCTTCGATTCCTTCCGGGATTACATGGACGGGAACATCAAGGGCTGGACGAGCGAGCGGTACATGCCGAAGCTGCTGAATTATTCGCTGCGCGACATTCCGTTTGATTTTCACGAATTGATCGGCGCGCTGGCGCCGAGGCACGTGTTTGTCAGCGCACCATTCTACGACACGAATTTCAAGTGGCAGAGCGTGTTCCGGATTGAGGAAGCGGCGGCCAAGGTTTATGAGTTCCTCCGCGCGCGGGCCAACCTGCGCCTCGAGCATCCCAAATGCGGCCACGAATTCCCGATCGAAATGCGCGAGATCGCGTATCGGCTCTTTGCCGAGCATTTGCGCTAGCGGGCGAGAATCCACAGTTGGAAAAACCGCCAACCCCATGAACCAGACGGTAGGGCGAGCCTGTCCCCAGCGAGCCGAGTCGGACGTGTTCCAAGCGCGTCGAGCGGCTCGCCGGGACGGACTCGCCCTACCGGGTTCAAGGGCCGATCGCAGGCCCTTTTGGAACAGGCTGCTTCCCATGAACCGGCGTCACTCCTTCTGCTCGATTCTCCTGGGCGCGCTGTTCCTAGCCGTTCGCGTGGGGTGGGCCGCCCCACCGGACTTCCTCCGCGACGTTCGACCCATTCTCTCCGGCCACTGCTTCAAATGCCACGGCCCGGACGAGAAGGCGCGCAAGGCCAAACTCCGGTTGGATCTTCGCGAAGAGGCCGTGCAACCTGCCAAATCAGGCGCACCCGCTATCGTGCCCGGGAAGCCCGCGGACAGCGAGTTGATCCGGCGCATTGCTTCGACCGACGAAGACGAGGTCATGCCACCGCCTTCGACTAAGAATCCTCTCAGCGCGTCCCAGAAGGAAATCCTGCGAAACTGGGTCGCCGCCGGCGCCGAATACAAACCGCACTGGGCGTTCGCTCCGCCGAAACAACCTCCGCTTCCACAAATCCGGCAGACCGGCTGGCCCCGCAACGCCATTGATTTTTTCATCCTGGCTCGGATGGAATCCGAAGGTCTGCGTCCCTCGCCGCAGGCGGACCGGTATTCGCTCGCCCGGCGGTTGTATCTCGATTTGATTGGGCTTCCACCGACGCCTGAGGAAGCGGACGAATTCGTTCGCGACCTTTCCTCGGATGCCTATGAGAAGTGGGTCGATCGCCTTTTAAGCTCACCGCCTTACGGCGAGCGCTGGGCGCGGCGGTGGCTGGATCTGGCTCGCTATGCCGATACAAACGGCTACGAAAAAGACCGGCGTCGCTCCATCTGGCCGTATCGCGACTGGGTCATTAACGCGGTCAACGCGGATCTGCCCTTCGACCAGTTCACCCTTGAACAAATTGCGGGCGACATGCTTCCCGGCGCGACGGTGCCGCAGCGGATCGCCACCGGTTTTCACCGCAACACGATGTTGAACGAAGAGGGCGGCATCGATCCGCTGGAGTTCCGATTCTACGCCATGGTGGATCGCGCCAACACCACCGCGACCACGTGGCTGGGCCTGACTTTGGCTTGTGCGCAGTGTCACACCCACAAGTATGATCCCATCACCCAGCGCGAATATTACCAGTTCATGGCGTTTCTGAATAACGCCGACGAACCGGAAATCGATCTCGCGAGCCAGGAAGTTGCCGCGCGCCGCGCCGAGCTCGAACGCAAGATCGCGGAACTCAACGCGGCCTTGCCAGACCGGTTTCCTCTTGAAGAAATCCGCTGGCACCTGGCCTCGAATTCCGACTTCAGTTCGGAAAGCAAAGTGGAAGCGGAGAAGCTGGACGATGGGTCCTGGCGGCTTTCCGGCCCAGGAGCGGAACGAGACACGTACCGGGTGACCTTCAATTCCGAGTTGACCAATGTCACGCACCTGCGCCTGGAAGCCCTGGTGGATTGGGCTTCGCCAGGGACCGGACCGGGCCGCTCGGAACTCGGCAATTTTGTTTTGAGCGAAATCACGGCAGAAGTCGCGGTGAGGGCCGCTTCCGAGCCGCCTCAACGGGTAAAGTTGGTGGAAGCACGCGCGGACTTTTCCCAACGAGATTTCCCGGTCGCGTACGCAATTGACGGAAAGACCAACACGGGATGGGGCATCCAGGGAGCGCGGAGGTGGCACGTCAATCGGACCGCAACGTTCAAGATCGAGAAGCCGGTGACTTTTTCCGAAGGCGCCCGATGGACGATTGAATTGTCCCAGCAACACGGGAAAACCAACACGCTCGGCCGATTTCGGTTGAGCCTGGGCGAACCGATCGGCGATCCGCGCCCCGCCGAGGTCCGCCGGCACGAACACCTGGAAAAGAAATTCGGCGAATGGCTTCAGCGCGAAAGCGCGCGCGTGGCGCAATGGACCCTCCTCAGGCCTATTGAGGCGAAAAGCAATTTGCCGCTCTTGACAATCCAGCCGGACAACTCGGTCTTCGCCAGCGGTGACCAGAGCAAGCGCGATGAGTACGAGTTGAAGTTTGCCAACGGTTTAACAGGCATCACGGCCCTTCGCCTGGAGGTCTTGCCGGACGAGCGCTTGCCCAAACACGGCCCCGGCCGCGTGTTTTACGAAGGCCCGGCAGGAGACTTCTTTCTGTCTGAGTTCAAAGTCACCGCGAACAGCAAGCCGGTGGCGATCCAGCGCGCCACGCACAGCTATGCCGCCGATAAATCCGGCGCGCCGGCCGCGATCGATGGCGATCCGCAGTCCGGATGGGCGATCAATGGCGGTCAGGGCGAAACGCATCACGCCGTCTTCAACCTGGCGGAACCGCTCGCCGACCCGAGCACGCTGGGCGTCAAGTTGCTGTTCGAGCGCTACCACGCGGCCGGGCTGGGCCGATTCAAAGTCTGGGCGACAACCGATGCGCGTCCAACCGAAGCGAGCGCGGTTCCGGATGAAATCCAGGCTTTGCTTTTGCTTCCTTCCCCGGAACCTGACGGCAGGGCGAGCCTGTCCCCAGGGAGCCGAGTCGGACGTGTTCCAGGCACGTCGAGCGGCTCGCCGGGACGGACTCGCCCTACCGAGTTCATGGGGCGAGAGTCTGGTGATCGGACCAAGGAAGCTTCCCCTGCACCGGGTAGGGCTGCGTTGCCGCGCAGCCGGTCTTCTGTCGATGCGGCTTCGCCTGCGCGCACGCCGGAACAGCGCCAGCAGTTGCTGGAATATTTTCTCGCCGTTGCGCCCGAACTATCCGAGGCGCATCAGGAAATAGAAAAGCTGCGCGAACAAATGCCCGCGTTTCCGACGACGCTTGTGATGGCGGAGCGCCCGGTGGCAAATCTCCGCCTCACTCATGTCCACAATCGCGGCGAATTCCTGCAACCGACGGAGCGCGTTGAACCGGGCGTGCTGTCCGTGTTGCACGATTTGCCTGCAAACGCGGCGCGCAACCGGCTGGCCTTCGCCCGCTGGCTGGTCTCGCCGGACAATCCGCTGGTGGGCCGCGTGACGATGAATCGGCAGTGGGCCGCGTTCTTCGGCCGCGGGCTGGTGCGCACGCTGCAAGATTTTGGATTTCAAGGCGAGCTGCCGACGCATCCGGAGTTGCTCGATTGGCTGGCCGTCGAGTTCGTCCAGCAAGGCTGGTCGATGAAAGCCATGCACAAGCTCATCGTGATGAGCGCGACCTACCGGCAATCCTCCCGCATGACGCCCGAATTGCTGGAGAAAGATCCCCAGAACAAGTGGCTGGCGCGCGGGCCGCGCGTTCGCCTCGAAGCCGAATTGATCCGCGATTCGATCTTGAGCGCCGGCGGATTGCTCTCCCCGAAACTGGGCGGCCCCAGTGTTTTTCCGCCTCAGCCGCCCGGCGTGACAACGGAAGGAGCTTACGGCGCGCTCGCCTGGACCGCCAGCCCCGGCGAGGATCGCTATCGTCGCGGCCTGTACACCTTCAGCAAACGGACGGCGCCGTACGCGATGTTCAGCACGTTTGACGCGCCGAGCGGTGAAGCGTGTGTGGCCCGTCGCGAAGTGTCCAATTCTCCCCTGCAATCGCTGACGTTGCTGAACGACGCGGTGTTCTTCGAGGCGGCGCAGGCGTTGGGCCGAATCGTCGCTTCGCAACACGGGGATGAAGAGGGCCGCGCCGCGTTTCTTTTTCGCCGGTGTTTGACGCGTCCGCCGGCGAACCCGGAGCTCGCCATGACCGCTAAGTTTTACCGCGAACAGAAAGCCCGATTCATCGAGAAAGAACTCGACCCGGACGCGGTGGCGGGTCCCGGCGAGGGAAACACGATCGAGCGCGCCGCCTGGACCGCCGTCGCGCGCGCGCTCCTGAATCTGGATGAGGCGATTTCGAAACCTTGATTCTTTCTTTCCACAGGCAGACGATGGCTCGTGGTTAAGGACGGGTTTTGAGGCGCATCTTCGCCCGAGGGTTGAACTCAGAGGGTTAGGCCGTTCATGAGAGTCAAGAAAGTTCAAATTGAGAATTTCAAGCGTTTCGAGTCGTTGACCGTCGAACTGCGATCATTCGATTGTCTGGTTGGCGCGAACAACTCGGGGAAAACGACGCTTCTTCAGGCGTTAGCGTTATTCGATTTTTGTGTTCATCATTGTTTGAACCGCAAGAATGGCACCCTCGAACTTCGACGGCGGACGATCTCACCCGAGGACTTCTACGTCTTGCCCGTGACGAATCCGATGGACATATGGACAGACCGCAAAACTATGGAAGGCGGCAAACAGCGCCGCGTGAACATCACGGTCCAATTCGAGAATCAAACGGCGGTGACGGCAACTGTGAAGCTCGATTACAATCGTTTTGGTGTTTCCATCGCTCCCTCGGATGAATCGCCCGAGGCGCTGACCCAACTGACAGCGTTTCGGATGGCGTATCTACCGGTGTTTTCCGCCTTTCTCCCGCGAGAAGAACGACGCCTCTCTGCCGCAATCGAAGACGAGCTGGGGCGCGGGCGGGTTCACAGCGTCATTCGAAATCTGCTCTTGGAAATTCGGAACCAAAATCGTCAGGATGACCTGATCGCCATTCTCCGCCGAAGCTTTCCGGCGCTGAAGAATCTGCAGATCGAGTTCGATGAAGTGACGGATCGTTACATCACCGTCACGTATCACGAGCAAGGCAGGCCTAAGGATTTCGATATTTTCTCCGCCGGCAGCGGGTTCCAACAGTTCTTGTATCTTTTCGGGTTCGTCTTGTTGCGGCGTCCTTCTGTCATCTTGCTGGATGAGCCCGACGTGCACTTGCATGGTTCGCTCCAGGCCGTATTGCTTGAGGAATTCAAGCGACTGGTGAGTGAAGGCAAGCAAGTCTTGGTCGCGACTCACTCCCGAGATCTGATCACGCGAGTGAGCCCCGAGAATATCTTGTCGCTTGATCAGGGGGATCCTAAACGCCTGGCGCTGGCTTTCGACATTTACGATACGCTGGACCGTCTTGGATCGATTGACCCGACTCATCTGGCGCTCATCCAAGCCTACCGGCGTGTGGTCCTGGTCGAGGATCGCACGGATCGGGATTTTCTCTCCGTTTTCTGCGCGAAATGTCTCGGGCCTGAAGTCTGGCAGCAAGTTGAACGGCGAGTCGCATTTGGCTATGCCAAGGGCAATCCGTGGAAACAGCATGACCTTGTGCGGTTGCGCCAACTCCTGCAGCAAATGATCGCAGTCACCGGTCCGGCGTTGGAAGTTTTTGTGGTCGCCGATCGAGACTATCATCCGGACGTGGAGACTTTGCGCCAGTCGCTGCCTTCGGAGCACCTGCATTGGCACATCTGGCACCGGGCTGAGATTGAGAATTACCTTTTGCACCTTCCAGCGGTCGAACGTCTGTTGCAGATCCGGGATGATCAATTGACCCTGGATCACGAGCTTCTCAAAAACGAATTCTATCGACTCATTGAGGCATCGAAGAATTCGGCAAATGACCGGTTGGTCCAGGCGTTCGATGAGATCCGGAAAAGATCGAAAGAAAATTGGGACGCCGCAACGATGGCTCGCATGGCTCTTGAATTCCTCGAAAAGCACTGGTCCACCCAGCGATTGGCTTTGGCAGATGCCAAAGATGTTGTGCTCCCTGGCCTGAAGCGTTGGTTGCAGGAGAACGGCATCGGCCAGTTTTCCGACAAGAAACTCGCTGAGACGCTTTCTTCCCAGGACCTGCCTGAGGAGGTGCACGATCTGGCGAGGCGGCTGGCCCGGTTTGCCGGGCTGACACTTTAGTCCATCGCGTCCTATGTTTAATCAGCAACTCGCACTGGCCATCACCCGCCGCCATTTCTTTCGCGAGTGCGGCGTCGGCCTCGGCAAAATCGCTCTCGCGTCATTGTTGACCGACGCGTTCGCCGCGCGAGCTTCGACCTCCTCCGTGCCGATTCGCAATCCGTTAGGCCCGCAAACACCGCACTTCACTCCGAAAGCGAAACGCGTGATTCACCTGTTCATGGCGGGCGCGCCCAGCCAGCTCGACCTCTTCGATTACAAACCGAAATTGGCTGAGCTCGAAGGCAAGCCGCTCCCTCCTTCAGTCATTGGCGGCCAGCGTTACGCGTTCATAAGGCCGGATGCGGCGGTGCTCGGTCCGCGCTACAAATTCTCCCGCCACGGCCAGGCCGGCGCGGAGCTTTCGGAAATGCTGCCTTACCTGGGACAAGTGGTGGACGACATTTGCCTTGTCAGATCCGTGCGGACCGACCAGTTCAATCACGCGCCGGCGCAGCTCTTTTTGAACACGGGTTTCTCGCAGCCGGGGCGCCCCAGCCTGGGTTCCTGGGTGCTCTACGGATTGGGTTCTGAAAGCAGCGATTTGCCCGCGTTCATCGTGATGTCCACCGGGGCCGGCATCAGTGGCGGCGCGGCCAACTGGTCGAGCGGCTTTCTCCCCACGCTTTACACCGGCGTGCGCTTCCGCAACCAGGGCGACCCGATTCTGAACGTGACGAGCCCCAAAAGCGTGGACGCGCGCCTGCAACGCGACACGCTGGATTTGATCAGCGGATTGAACCGGCAGCGGCTGGCGACGGAGGGCGAC
The sequence above is drawn from the Verrucomicrobiota bacterium genome and encodes:
- a CDS encoding DUF1501 domain-containing protein, whose translation is MFNQQLALAITRRHFFRECGVGLGKIALASLLTDAFAARASTSSVPIRNPLGPQTPHFTPKAKRVIHLFMAGAPSQLDLFDYKPKLAELEGKPLPPSVIGGQRYAFIRPDAAVLGPRYKFSRHGQAGAELSEMLPYLGQVVDDICLVRSVRTDQFNHAPAQLFLNTGFSQPGRPSLGSWVLYGLGSESSDLPAFIVMSTGAGISGGAANWSSGFLPTLYTGVRFRNQGDPILNVTSPKSVDARLQRDTLDLISGLNRQRLATEGDPEIATRIASYEMAYRLQSSAPELMDLKSESKTTLEMYGVDPEKASFARACLLARRMIERGVRFVNIYHEGWDAHSDVAGNLKTNCGATDRASAALIRDLKQRGLLEETLVIWGGEFGRTPMVETNAALGRKQGRDHHPQAFTMWMAGGGIKSGVSLGETDELGFHVAQDPVHIHDLQATILHLLGLDHERLTYTYQGRQFRLTDVHGQLVNQILA
- a CDS encoding alpha/beta hydrolase, whose translation is MVELVWLLAVPPASFAVEPPATNRFPRLDPAKLLEYRRANGNIMPVTNVEDWQHRRAAILAGMQEVMGPLPGNEKRCPLDMETLEEVDCGEYIRKLITYRPEPKGIVPAYLLIPKAALSSSKKFPGVLCLHQTDNKLGHKIVVGLANRANDEYGADLAKRGFVCLAPAYPLLANYKPDLKALGYQSGTMKAIWDNIRGLDLLESLPFVQPGKFGAIGHSLGGHNSIYTAVFDERVKVIVSSCGFDSFRDYMDGNIKGWTSERYMPKLLNYSLRDIPFDFHELIGALAPRHVFVSAPFYDTNFKWQSVFRIEEAAAKVYEFLRARANLRLEHPKCGHEFPIEMREIAYRLFAEHLR
- a CDS encoding DUF1553 domain-containing protein; this translates as MSSSARGPTCASSIPNAATNSRSKCARSRIGSLPSICASGRESTVGKTANPMNQTVGRACPQRAESDVFQARRAARRDGLALPGSRADRRPFWNRLLPMNRRHSFCSILLGALFLAVRVGWAAPPDFLRDVRPILSGHCFKCHGPDEKARKAKLRLDLREEAVQPAKSGAPAIVPGKPADSELIRRIASTDEDEVMPPPSTKNPLSASQKEILRNWVAAGAEYKPHWAFAPPKQPPLPQIRQTGWPRNAIDFFILARMESEGLRPSPQADRYSLARRLYLDLIGLPPTPEEADEFVRDLSSDAYEKWVDRLLSSPPYGERWARRWLDLARYADTNGYEKDRRRSIWPYRDWVINAVNADLPFDQFTLEQIAGDMLPGATVPQRIATGFHRNTMLNEEGGIDPLEFRFYAMVDRANTTATTWLGLTLACAQCHTHKYDPITQREYYQFMAFLNNADEPEIDLASQEVAARRAELERKIAELNAALPDRFPLEEIRWHLASNSDFSSESKVEAEKLDDGSWRLSGPGAERDTYRVTFNSELTNVTHLRLEALVDWASPGTGPGRSELGNFVLSEITAEVAVRAASEPPQRVKLVEARADFSQRDFPVAYAIDGKTNTGWGIQGARRWHVNRTATFKIEKPVTFSEGARWTIELSQQHGKTNTLGRFRLSLGEPIGDPRPAEVRRHEHLEKKFGEWLQRESARVAQWTLLRPIEAKSNLPLLTIQPDNSVFASGDQSKRDEYELKFANGLTGITALRLEVLPDERLPKHGPGRVFYEGPAGDFFLSEFKVTANSKPVAIQRATHSYAADKSGAPAAIDGDPQSGWAINGGQGETHHAVFNLAEPLADPSTLGVKLLFERYHAAGLGRFKVWATTDARPTEASAVPDEIQALLLLPSPEPDGRASLSPGSRVGRVPGTSSGSPGRTRPTEFMGRESGDRTKEASPAPGRAALPRSRSSVDAASPARTPEQRQQLLEYFLAVAPELSEAHQEIEKLREQMPAFPTTLVMAERPVANLRLTHVHNRGEFLQPTERVEPGVLSVLHDLPANAARNRLAFARWLVSPDNPLVGRVTMNRQWAAFFGRGLVRTLQDFGFQGELPTHPELLDWLAVEFVQQGWSMKAMHKLIVMSATYRQSSRMTPELLEKDPQNKWLARGPRVRLEAELIRDSILSAGGLLSPKLGGPSVFPPQPPGVTTEGAYGALAWTASPGEDRYRRGLYTFSKRTAPYAMFSTFDAPSGEACVARREVSNSPLQSLTLLNDAVFFEAAQALGRIVASQHGDEEGRAAFLFRRCLTRPPANPELAMTAKFYREQKARFIEKELDPDAVAGPGEGNTIERAAWTAVARALLNLDEAISKP